A window of the Streptomyces sp. NBC_00454 genome harbors these coding sequences:
- a CDS encoding leucyl aminopeptidase — MTALTLSTAGPATLRADALVVGVAKGPKGLVVAAGAEAVDKAYDGKLAAVLDALGASGAEGETTKLPAPDGLKVPVVLAVGLGSVPETDESYDEEVLRRAAGAAARALHGSKKAAFALPLDDASAVTAVAEGALLGAYAFTAYQGGEKKAAGAKNGGPKLPLAEVALLGAKPRDKEHKAAAERATIVATEVNITRDLVNTPPNDLTPEAFAAVASATAKENGIKVQVLDEKALIKGGYGGIMGVGKGSENPPRLVKLSYTHPKAEKTLAFVGKGITYDSGGISLKPAGHNETMKCDMAGAAAVFASVVAAAKLGLQVNVTGWLALAENMPSGSATKPGDVLRMYTGKTVEVLNTDAEGRLVLGDALAKASEENPDAIVDVATLTGAMVLALGDRTFAVMSNDDAFRTAVHEIAEEVGEASWPMPLPADLRKTMDSPTADIANMGVRMGGGLIAGLFLQEFVGEGITWAHLDIAGPAFHEGAPYGYTPKGGTGSAVRTLVRLAERTATGDLG; from the coding sequence GTGACTGCTCTGACTCTCAGCACTGCCGGACCGGCGACGCTGCGTGCCGACGCCCTCGTCGTCGGCGTAGCGAAGGGCCCCAAGGGCCTCGTCGTCGCCGCGGGCGCCGAGGCCGTGGACAAGGCCTACGACGGAAAGCTCGCCGCCGTGCTCGACGCGCTCGGTGCCTCGGGCGCCGAAGGCGAGACCACCAAGCTGCCGGCTCCCGACGGCCTGAAGGTCCCGGTCGTGCTGGCGGTCGGGCTGGGCTCCGTCCCCGAGACGGACGAGTCGTACGACGAGGAAGTGCTGCGCCGCGCCGCCGGCGCCGCCGCCCGCGCGCTGCACGGCTCCAAGAAGGCCGCCTTCGCCCTCCCCCTCGACGACGCCTCCGCCGTCACGGCCGTGGCCGAGGGCGCGCTGCTGGGCGCGTACGCCTTCACCGCCTACCAGGGCGGCGAGAAGAAGGCCGCCGGCGCCAAGAACGGCGGCCCGAAGCTGCCGCTCGCCGAGGTGGCCCTGCTCGGCGCCAAGCCGCGCGACAAGGAGCACAAGGCCGCGGCCGAGCGCGCCACGATCGTCGCGACCGAGGTCAACATCACCCGCGACCTGGTCAACACCCCGCCGAACGACCTGACCCCCGAGGCCTTCGCCGCGGTCGCCTCCGCGACCGCCAAGGAGAACGGCATCAAGGTCCAGGTCCTGGACGAGAAGGCGCTGATCAAGGGCGGCTACGGCGGCATCATGGGCGTCGGCAAGGGCTCCGAGAACCCGCCGCGCCTGGTGAAGCTCTCCTACACCCACCCCAAGGCGGAGAAGACCCTCGCCTTCGTCGGCAAGGGCATCACCTACGACTCCGGCGGCATCTCCCTGAAGCCGGCCGGCCACAACGAGACGATGAAGTGCGACATGGCCGGCGCCGCCGCCGTCTTCGCCTCCGTCGTCGCGGCCGCCAAGCTCGGCCTCCAGGTCAACGTCACCGGCTGGCTCGCGCTCGCCGAGAACATGCCCTCCGGCTCCGCCACCAAGCCCGGCGACGTGCTGCGCATGTACACCGGCAAGACCGTCGAGGTCCTCAACACCGACGCCGAGGGCCGTCTGGTCCTCGGTGACGCGCTGGCCAAGGCCTCCGAGGAGAACCCGGACGCGATCGTCGACGTGGCGACCCTGACCGGTGCCATGGTGCTGGCCCTGGGCGACCGCACCTTCGCGGTCATGTCCAACGACGACGCCTTCCGCACCGCGGTCCACGAGATCGCCGAAGAGGTCGGCGAGGCCTCCTGGCCGATGCCGCTCCCGGCGGACCTGCGCAAGACCATGGACTCCCCCACCGCCGACATCGCCAACATGGGTGTCCGGATGGGCGGCGGCCTGATCGCCGGCCTCTTCCTCCAGGAGTTCGTCGGCGAGGGCATCACCTGGGCCCACCTCGACATCGCGGGTCCCGCCTTCCACGAGGGCGCCCCGTACGGCTACACCCCCAAGGGCGGCACCGGCTCGGCCGTGCGCACCCTGGTGCGGCTGGCCGAGCGCACCGCCACCGGCGACCTGGGCTGA
- the lpdA gene encoding dihydrolipoyl dehydrogenase, whose protein sequence is MANDASTVFDLVILGGGSGGYAAALRASQLGLDVALIEKNKLGGTCLHNGCIPTKALLHAGEVADSAREAAQFGVKTTFEGIDIAGVNKYKDEVISGLYKGLQGLVASRKVTYIEGEGRLSSPTSVDVNGQRIQGRHVLLATGSVPKSLPGLNIDGNRILSSDHALVLDRVPESAIILGGGVIGVEFASAWKSFGSEVTVIEGLKHLVPVEDENSSKLLERAFRKRGIKFNLGTFFDKAEYTENGVRVTLADGKTFEAEVLLVAIGRGPVSQGLGYEEQGVAMDRGYVLVDEYMQTNVATISAVGDLVPTLQLAHVGFAEGILVAERLAGLKTVPIDYDGVPRVTYCHPEVASVGITEAKAKEIYGADKVIAAKFNLAGNGKSKILKTAGEIKLVQVKDGAVVGIHMVGDRMGEQVGEAQLIYNWEALPAEVAQLIHAHPTQNEALGEAHLALAGKPLHNHD, encoded by the coding sequence GTGGCGAACGACGCCAGCACCGTTTTCGACCTAGTGATCCTCGGCGGTGGCAGTGGCGGTTACGCCGCAGCGCTGCGCGCATCCCAGCTGGGTCTGGACGTTGCCCTGATCGAGAAGAACAAGCTCGGCGGCACCTGCCTGCACAACGGCTGCATCCCCACGAAGGCTCTGCTGCACGCGGGCGAGGTCGCCGACTCGGCTCGTGAAGCCGCCCAGTTCGGTGTCAAGACCACCTTCGAGGGTATCGACATCGCGGGTGTCAACAAGTACAAGGACGAGGTCATCTCGGGCCTGTACAAGGGCCTGCAGGGCCTGGTCGCCTCTCGCAAGGTGACGTACATCGAGGGTGAGGGCCGCCTCTCCTCGCCGACGTCCGTCGACGTGAACGGCCAGCGCATCCAGGGCCGCCACGTCCTGCTGGCGACCGGCTCCGTGCCGAAGTCGCTGCCGGGCCTGAACATCGACGGCAACCGGATCCTCTCCTCGGACCACGCGCTGGTCCTGGACCGCGTGCCCGAGTCCGCGATCATCCTGGGCGGCGGCGTCATCGGCGTCGAGTTCGCCTCGGCGTGGAAGTCCTTCGGTTCCGAGGTCACCGTCATCGAGGGCCTCAAGCACCTCGTGCCGGTCGAGGACGAGAACAGCTCGAAGCTTCTTGAGCGCGCGTTCCGCAAGCGCGGCATCAAGTTCAACCTCGGCACCTTCTTCGACAAGGCCGAGTACACCGAGAACGGCGTACGGGTCACCCTCGCCGACGGCAAGACCTTCGAAGCCGAGGTGCTGCTGGTCGCCATCGGCCGCGGCCCGGTCTCGCAGGGTCTGGGCTACGAGGAGCAGGGCGTCGCGATGGACCGCGGCTACGTCCTGGTCGACGAGTACATGCAGACCAACGTGGCGACCATCTCGGCGGTCGGCGACCTCGTCCCGACCCTCCAGCTCGCGCACGTCGGCTTCGCCGAGGGCATCCTGGTCGCGGAGCGTCTGGCCGGTCTCAAGACCGTCCCGATCGACTACGACGGTGTCCCGCGCGTCACGTACTGCCACCCCGAGGTCGCTTCCGTGGGCATCACCGAGGCCAAGGCCAAGGAGATCTACGGTGCGGACAAGGTCATCGCCGCGAAGTTCAACCTCGCGGGCAACGGCAAGAGCAAGATCCTGAAGACCGCGGGCGAGATCAAGCTCGTCCAGGTCAAGGATGGCGCAGTGGTCGGCATCCACATGGTGGGCGACCGCATGGGCGAGCAGGTCGGCGAAGCCCAGCTGATCTACAACTGGGAAGCCCTGCCGGCCGAGGTCGCGCAGCTGATCCACGCGCACCCGACCCAGAACGAGGCCCTCGGTGAGGCGCACCTCGCGCTGGCCGGCAAGCCGCTGCACAACCACGACTAA
- the sucB gene encoding 2-oxoglutarate dehydrogenase, E2 component, dihydrolipoamide succinyltransferase has translation MSVSVTLPALGESVTEGTVTRWLKAEGERVEADEPLLEVSTDKVDTEIPSPVSGILASIKVAEDETVEVGAELAIIDDGSGAPVAAAAPAAAVAETVVAEAPAAPAPVAEAPAAAAPAAAPAAAGTDVVLPALGESVTEGTVTRWLKQVGESVEADEPLLEVSTDKVDTEIPAPVAGVLLEILVAEDENAEVGARLAVIGVAGAAPVAAPVAAAPAPVVAAAPVAAPAPVVAAPAVAAPVAAPVAAPAPVAAPAPVAPVAPAAPAAAVSAGDEGAYVTPLVRKLASESGVNLSAVSGTGVGGRIRKQDVLAAAEAAKAAAAAAVTAGGHAAAAPAAKAPAAAVSELRGQTVKMTRMRKVIGDNMMKALHSQAQLSSVVEVDITKIMKLREKAKASFLAREGVKLSPMPFFVKAAAQALKAHAVVNARINDDEGTITYFDSENIGIAVDSEKGLMTPVIKGAGDLNLAGISKATADLAGKVRGNKITPDELSGATFTISNTGSRGALFDTVIVPPNQAAILGIGATVKRPVVIETAEGTVIGVRDMTYLTLSYDHRLVDGADAARYLSAVKAILEAGEFEVELGL, from the coding sequence ATGTCGGTTTCCGTAACCCTTCCGGCGCTCGGAGAGAGCGTTACTGAGGGCACTGTCACCCGCTGGCTGAAGGCCGAGGGCGAGCGCGTCGAGGCCGACGAGCCGCTGCTCGAGGTCTCGACCGACAAGGTCGACACCGAGATCCCGTCCCCCGTGTCGGGCATCCTGGCCTCCATCAAGGTCGCCGAGGACGAGACCGTCGAGGTCGGCGCCGAGCTGGCCATCATCGACGACGGCTCGGGCGCGCCGGTCGCGGCTGCCGCCCCGGCCGCCGCCGTCGCCGAGACGGTCGTCGCCGAGGCTCCGGCCGCGCCGGCTCCGGTCGCCGAGGCCCCCGCGGCCGCGGCTCCCGCCGCCGCTCCGGCCGCCGCCGGTACCGATGTCGTACTCCCCGCCCTGGGCGAGTCCGTCACCGAGGGCACCGTCACCCGCTGGCTGAAGCAGGTCGGCGAGTCCGTCGAGGCCGACGAGCCGCTGCTCGAGGTCTCGACCGACAAGGTCGACACCGAGATCCCCGCCCCGGTCGCCGGCGTCCTGCTGGAGATCCTGGTCGCCGAGGACGAGAACGCCGAGGTCGGCGCGCGTCTGGCCGTCATCGGCGTGGCCGGTGCCGCCCCCGTGGCCGCCCCGGTCGCCGCCGCTCCGGCTCCGGTCGTGGCTGCCGCTCCGGTCGCCGCCCCGGCTCCGGTCGTGGCCGCCCCCGCGGTCGCCGCCCCGGTGGCTGCCCCGGTCGCCGCTCCGGCTCCCGTGGCCGCTCCGGCTCCGGTCGCCCCCGTGGCCCCGGCCGCCCCCGCCGCCGCGGTTTCCGCCGGTGACGAGGGTGCGTACGTGACCCCGCTGGTGCGCAAGCTCGCCTCGGAGTCCGGCGTCAACCTGTCCGCGGTTTCCGGCACCGGTGTCGGTGGCCGCATCCGCAAGCAGGACGTCCTGGCCGCCGCCGAGGCCGCCAAGGCCGCCGCTGCCGCCGCTGTGACTGCCGGGGGCCATGCTGCTGCCGCTCCCGCCGCCAAGGCTCCGGCCGCCGCGGTGTCCGAGCTGCGCGGTCAGACCGTCAAGATGACCCGCATGCGCAAGGTCATCGGCGACAACATGATGAAGGCCCTGCACTCGCAGGCTCAGCTCAGCTCCGTGGTCGAGGTGGACATCACCAAGATCATGAAGCTGCGCGAGAAGGCCAAGGCCTCCTTCCTGGCCCGCGAGGGCGTCAAGCTCTCGCCGATGCCGTTCTTCGTCAAGGCCGCTGCCCAGGCGCTGAAGGCCCACGCGGTCGTCAACGCCCGGATCAACGACGACGAGGGCACCATCACCTACTTCGACTCGGAGAACATCGGCATCGCCGTCGACTCCGAGAAGGGCCTGATGACCCCGGTCATCAAGGGTGCGGGCGACCTCAACCTGGCGGGCATCTCCAAGGCCACCGCCGATCTGGCCGGCAAGGTCCGCGGCAACAAGATCACGCCGGACGAGCTGTCGGGCGCGACCTTCACCATCAGCAACACCGGCTCGCGCGGTGCGCTGTTCGACACGGTCATCGTGCCCCCGAACCAGGCCGCCATCCTGGGCATCGGTGCCACGGTGAAGCGTCCGGTGGTCATCGAGACCGCCGAGGGCACCGTCATCGGCGTCCGCGACATGACGTACCTGACCCTGTCCTACGACCACCGCCTGGTGGACGGCGCGGACGCGGCCCGGTACCTCTCGGCCGTCAAGGCGATCCTCGAGGCCGGCGAGTTCGAGGTCGAGCTCGGTCTGTAA
- a CDS encoding GntR family transcriptional regulator translates to MTPPVVHSLREQIREHIVEGIVSGRWKPGERIVERRIAVELEVSQTPVREALRELETLRLIESAPNKGVRVRNLSAADLEEIYPVRAGLEQIAAELAAPRLAADCTALEPHVAALWEADRSADGTAQVRHTVGFHREMVRAAGNSVLLHTWESLGIEVFTALSIRWLGTVQKSYAEEHEALVEAFRNQDPEIGLLVKRHVLGCAPRA, encoded by the coding sequence ATCACCCCACCCGTCGTGCACTCGCTGCGCGAGCAGATCCGCGAGCACATCGTGGAGGGGATCGTCAGCGGGCGCTGGAAGCCCGGCGAGCGGATCGTGGAGCGCCGGATCGCCGTGGAGCTGGAGGTCAGCCAGACGCCCGTGCGCGAGGCCCTGCGCGAGCTGGAGACGCTGCGGCTGATCGAGTCGGCGCCGAACAAGGGCGTGCGCGTACGGAACCTGTCGGCGGCGGACCTGGAGGAGATCTACCCGGTCCGGGCGGGCCTGGAGCAGATCGCGGCCGAGCTGGCCGCGCCCCGGCTGGCGGCCGACTGCACGGCCCTGGAGCCGCACGTGGCGGCCCTGTGGGAGGCCGACCGCAGCGCGGACGGCACGGCGCAGGTGCGGCACACGGTGGGCTTCCACCGGGAGATGGTCCGGGCGGCCGGGAACAGCGTGCTGCTGCACACCTGGGAGTCCCTGGGCATCGAGGTCTTCACGGCCCTGTCCATCCGGTGGCTGGGCACAGTCCAGAAGTCCTACGCCGAGGAGCACGAAGCCCTCGTAGAGGCCTTCCGGAACCAGGATCCGGAGATCGGTCTGCTCGTGAAGCGGCATGTCCTCGGGTGTGCGCCCCGGGCTTGA
- the aceE gene encoding pyruvate dehydrogenase (acetyl-transferring), homodimeric type gives MSDPVGKLPSELDQLPDRDTEETAEWAASLDAVAKAAGTRRAEYLLRRTLQHAEAAGLALPKLLETDYVNTIPTASEPEFPGDEAMEARITAWNRWNAAAMVTRGSKYGVGGHIATFASAAWLYETGFQHFFRGKEADGSGDQLYIQGHASPGIYARAFLDGRVSEQQLDHFRQEAGGQGLPSYPHPRRLPWLWEFPTVSMGLGPLSAIYQARFNRYLHNRSIKDTANSHVWAFLGDGEMDEPESTAALALASREQLDNLTFVINCNLQRLDGPVRANFRVVQELEAQFRGAGWNVIKSLWGSAWDELFQLDTTGALVRRLREVPDAQFQTYATRDVAYIRQHFFGVNAELVQLAGVLSDAKIAECFHTSRGGHEPRKVYAAYKAALEHKGAPTVILAQTVKGYTLGAGFESKNANHQMKKLTIDEFKDMRDLLGLPIPDSAFADGQVPYGHPGANSPEVQYLNERRAALGGPAPARKVKHVALPAPADRSFAPLLKGSGKQEMATTMAFVRLVKDLMRDKETGKRWVPIVPDEARTFGMESLFPSAGIYSPLGQTYEPVDRDQLMYYKEAKDGQILNEGITEAGAMADFIAACTSYATHGEPMIPFYIFYSMFGWQRTADQMWQLADQLGKGFIVGATAGRTTLTGEGLQHADGHSHLIASTNPASLNYDPAFAYEIAVIVKDGLRRMYGEKPEDVFYYLTVYNEPKVQPAMPEGVEEGILKGLYRFNTAADLAEAAPAADAPKIQLMASGTAIHWVLDAQKLLAADWNVAADVWSATSWGELRRDALDCDEALLRGEMRTPYVTRALEGVTSPVLAVSDWMRQVPDQISQWVEQDYTSLGTDGFGLSDTREGARRHFGVDAQSIVVAALAQLARRGEVPASSIKEARERYGL, from the coding sequence ATGTCCGACCCCGTAGGAAAGCTTCCGAGCGAGCTCGACCAGCTCCCGGACCGCGACACCGAGGAGACCGCCGAATGGGCGGCCTCCCTCGACGCAGTCGCCAAGGCCGCCGGTACGCGCCGCGCCGAATACCTGCTCCGTCGCACCCTCCAGCACGCCGAGGCCGCCGGCCTCGCGCTGCCGAAGCTGCTCGAGACGGACTACGTCAACACCATCCCCACCGCCTCCGAGCCGGAGTTCCCCGGTGACGAGGCGATGGAAGCCAGGATCACCGCATGGAACCGCTGGAACGCGGCCGCCATGGTGACCCGCGGCTCCAAGTACGGCGTCGGCGGCCACATCGCCACCTTCGCCTCGGCCGCGTGGCTGTACGAGACCGGCTTCCAGCACTTCTTCCGCGGGAAGGAGGCCGACGGATCGGGCGACCAGCTCTACATCCAGGGCCACGCCTCCCCCGGCATCTACGCCCGCGCGTTCCTCGACGGACGCGTCTCCGAGCAGCAGCTCGACCACTTCCGCCAGGAAGCCGGCGGCCAGGGCCTGCCGTCCTACCCGCACCCGCGGCGCCTGCCGTGGCTGTGGGAGTTCCCGACGGTGTCCATGGGCCTCGGCCCGCTCTCGGCGATCTACCAGGCGCGGTTCAACCGCTACCTGCACAACCGGAGCATCAAGGACACCGCCAACTCGCACGTCTGGGCCTTCCTGGGCGACGGCGAGATGGACGAGCCCGAGTCGACCGCCGCCCTGGCCCTCGCCTCCCGCGAGCAGCTCGACAACCTGACCTTCGTCATCAACTGCAACCTGCAGCGCCTCGACGGTCCGGTCCGCGCCAACTTCCGCGTGGTGCAGGAGCTGGAAGCCCAGTTCCGCGGCGCCGGCTGGAACGTCATCAAGTCGCTGTGGGGCTCCGCCTGGGACGAGCTGTTCCAGCTCGACACCACGGGCGCCCTGGTACGCCGCCTGCGCGAGGTACCCGACGCGCAGTTCCAGACGTACGCGACCCGCGACGTGGCCTACATCCGCCAGCACTTCTTCGGCGTCAACGCCGAGCTCGTGCAGCTGGCGGGCGTGCTCTCCGACGCGAAGATCGCCGAGTGCTTCCACACCTCCCGCGGCGGCCACGAGCCCCGCAAGGTGTACGCCGCGTACAAGGCCGCCCTGGAGCACAAGGGTGCGCCGACGGTCATCCTCGCGCAGACCGTCAAGGGCTACACGCTGGGTGCCGGGTTCGAGTCGAAGAACGCGAACCACCAGATGAAGAAGCTGACGATCGACGAGTTCAAGGACATGCGTGACCTCCTTGGCCTCCCGATCCCGGACAGCGCCTTCGCCGACGGCCAGGTCCCGTACGGCCACCCGGGCGCGAACAGCCCCGAGGTGCAGTACCTGAACGAGCGCCGCGCGGCGCTCGGCGGCCCGGCCCCGGCCCGCAAGGTCAAGCACGTGGCCCTGCCCGCTCCGGCGGACCGTTCCTTCGCCCCGCTGCTCAAGGGCTCCGGCAAGCAGGAGATGGCCACCACCATGGCCTTCGTCCGGCTCGTCAAGGACCTGATGCGGGACAAGGAGACCGGCAAGCGCTGGGTTCCGATCGTCCCGGACGAGGCCCGTACCTTCGGTATGGAGTCCCTCTTCCCGTCGGCCGGCATCTACTCGCCGCTGGGCCAGACGTACGAGCCGGTCGACCGCGACCAGCTCATGTACTACAAGGAAGCCAAGGACGGCCAGATCCTCAACGAGGGGATCACCGAGGCCGGCGCCATGGCCGACTTCATCGCCGCCTGCACGTCGTACGCGACGCACGGCGAGCCGATGATCCCCTTCTACATCTTCTACTCGATGTTCGGCTGGCAGCGCACCGCCGACCAGATGTGGCAGCTCGCCGACCAGCTCGGCAAGGGCTTCATCGTCGGCGCCACCGCCGGCCGCACCACCCTGACGGGTGAGGGCCTGCAGCACGCGGACGGCCACTCGCACCTGATCGCGTCCACGAACCCGGCGTCGCTCAACTACGACCCGGCCTTCGCGTACGAGATCGCGGTGATCGTCAAGGACGGTCTGCGCCGGATGTACGGCGAGAAGCCGGAAGACGTCTTCTACTACCTGACGGTCTACAACGAGCCGAAGGTCCAGCCGGCCATGCCGGAGGGCGTGGAAGAGGGCATCCTCAAGGGCCTCTACCGCTTCAACACGGCGGCGGACCTCGCGGAGGCGGCCCCGGCCGCCGATGCCCCGAAGATCCAGCTGATGGCCTCCGGTACGGCGATCCACTGGGTCCTCGACGCCCAGAAGCTGCTCGCCGCCGACTGGAACGTGGCCGCCGACGTCTGGTCCGCCACCTCCTGGGGCGAGCTGCGCCGCGACGCGCTGGACTGCGACGAGGCCCTGCTGCGCGGGGAGATGCGTACCCCGTACGTCACCCGCGCGCTGGAGGGTGTCACCAGCCCGGTGCTCGCCGTCTCCGACTGGATGCGTCAGGTCCCGGACCAGATCAGCCAGTGGGTCGAGCAGGACTACACCTCGCTGGGTACGGACGGCTTCGGTCTGTCCGACACCCGTGAGGGCGCCCGCCGCCACTTCGGTGTCGACGCCCAGTCGATCGTGGTGGCCGCGCTGGCCCAGCTCGCCCGCCGCGGCGAGGTACCGGCGTCCTCCATCAAGGAAGCCCGGGAGCGCTACGGCCTGTAA
- a CDS encoding serine/threonine-protein kinase produces the protein MRGEMLEGRYRLEDRLGGGGMGEVWSAWDERMRRWVAAKLVSAVPVLSGMDAEEIESRFLAEIRSAGNLPHRHTVTVHDCGETEIGGRRILYMVMERLDGRTLQEAFRESGRVPWYVLVDWAGQVAAALAAAHERGVVHRDIKPSNVILTADGVIKVLDFGIAKFLGETLYRAGRTVTGATLGTPEYMSPEQARGEPGIDQRSDLYSLGCLMYHGLAGEPPFRADSPLAVLHRQISETPAALAPQVRGLPEELDTLIAALLSKSPEDRPKSAAGVLRELRHIPGIAGKQHFSWSDEGRQAVALMDEARVVAATVRREAVRKTEGLLAEAVAKAAELEHRAAALVDEARAEAAEIRAGLAAVEDRRRMAADHLARLGELLADDRAVSLQEYGSGARPATP, from the coding sequence ATGCGGGGGGAAATGCTGGAGGGCCGGTACCGGCTGGAGGACCGCCTCGGCGGCGGGGGCATGGGCGAGGTGTGGAGCGCCTGGGACGAGCGGATGCGGCGATGGGTCGCCGCCAAACTGGTCTCCGCGGTCCCCGTGCTGTCCGGCATGGACGCCGAGGAGATCGAGAGCCGCTTCCTCGCCGAGATCCGCTCGGCCGGCAACCTCCCCCACCGGCACACCGTGACCGTCCACGACTGCGGGGAGACCGAGATCGGCGGCCGCCGCATCCTCTACATGGTCATGGAACGCCTCGACGGCCGTACCCTCCAGGAGGCCTTCCGGGAATCGGGCCGCGTCCCCTGGTACGTGCTCGTCGACTGGGCCGGACAGGTAGCCGCCGCACTGGCCGCCGCACACGAGCGGGGCGTGGTCCACCGCGACATCAAACCGTCCAACGTGATCCTCACCGCCGACGGTGTCATCAAGGTCCTCGACTTCGGCATCGCCAAGTTCCTGGGCGAGACCCTCTACCGCGCGGGACGCACGGTCACCGGCGCGACCCTGGGCACCCCCGAGTACATGTCCCCCGAGCAGGCCCGCGGCGAGCCCGGCATCGACCAGCGCAGCGACCTCTATTCCCTGGGCTGCCTCATGTACCACGGCCTGGCCGGGGAGCCCCCGTTCCGGGCCGACAGCCCGCTGGCCGTCCTGCACCGCCAGATCTCCGAGACCCCCGCCGCCCTCGCCCCGCAGGTGCGCGGCCTGCCCGAGGAGCTGGACACCCTGATCGCCGCGCTCCTGAGCAAGTCCCCCGAGGACCGGCCCAAGAGTGCCGCCGGGGTGCTCCGCGAACTCCGGCACATCCCGGGCATCGCGGGCAAGCAGCACTTCAGCTGGTCCGACGAGGGCCGGCAGGCGGTGGCGCTGATGGACGAGGCCCGCGTCGTGGCCGCGACGGTGCGCCGGGAGGCGGTCAGGAAGACGGAGGGACTGCTCGCAGAGGCGGTGGCCAAGGCCGCCGAGCTGGAGCACCGGGCGGCCGCACTGGTCGACGAGGCCCGGGCCGAGGCGGCCGAGATCCGCGCCGGCCTCGCCGCGGTCGAGGACCGCCGCCGGATGGCCGCGGACCACCTCGCGCGCCTCGGGGAGCTGCTCGCCGACGACCGGGCGGTCTCCCTCCAGGAGTACGGGTCCGGGGCGCGGCCCGCAACGCCGTGA
- a CDS encoding DUF4240 domain-containing protein: MDETEFWEIVDRTREAAEGDPEEHAELLVERLAQLDPDSVLDFARHFESRYNRAYTWDLWGAAWVLLDGASDDAFDYFRCWLIGQGREVFEGGVHDPDHLAELLGEFDEEIDGDGEELGYAADEAYEQLTGAVAPDLGIPLQAAEPEGAALDFENEAVLAERFPRLWDRFRG; encoded by the coding sequence ATGGACGAGACGGAGTTCTGGGAGATCGTCGACCGTACCCGCGAGGCCGCCGAGGGCGACCCCGAGGAACACGCCGAGCTGCTCGTGGAGCGGCTGGCGCAGCTCGATCCGGACTCCGTGCTGGACTTCGCCCGGCACTTCGAGTCGCGGTACAACCGGGCGTACACCTGGGACCTGTGGGGCGCCGCGTGGGTGCTGCTCGACGGGGCGAGCGACGACGCGTTCGACTACTTCCGGTGCTGGCTGATCGGCCAGGGCCGGGAGGTCTTCGAGGGCGGGGTGCACGACCCCGACCATCTGGCGGAGCTCCTCGGCGAGTTCGACGAGGAGATCGACGGGGACGGCGAGGAGCTGGGGTACGCGGCCGACGAGGCCTACGAGCAGCTCACCGGGGCGGTCGCACCCGATCTGGGCATCCCCCTGCAGGCGGCGGAGCCGGAGGGCGCTGCGCTGGACTTCGAGAACGAAGCCGTGCTCGCGGAGCGCTTCCCCCGGCTGTGGGACCGTTTCAGGGGCTGA